The Thermodesulfobacteriota bacterium genome includes the window GTCCTCGTAGATGCGTGCCATGTGGTGCCTCCTTGACGACCGTGAAGCCGCAAAGGGTCTTCCTGGAAAGGACCATAGTCTACAAAAATAATAGACAAACTATACGTTCAGGGAAGGCCTGTCAAGAAAGCCTGCGGGCACCGCGCCCCGGACTGTGCCGACCCGTCCGGGGAGAGCCGGCTGCCGCCGGGGGCTGCCCACCGCGCCGGGCTGGACAGGAATGTGAGCCATCCTTCACAGATCAGGGCTGCAGGCGAAGGGTTGTTCTCTTGCTGGCGGGCCGGGAGGGGCACTATCTTGGCACGCTCTGCGCCTCCCACTCCAATGAACCGGATCGACCGCCCCCGCCGTATGGAGTCAACATGAACAGGCTTGATCTTGAGCCCCAGCCCGCCGACCAGCCGGCGCGGATTCTGCTCGCAGGAGATGACAGCCATCTTTTGGCCATCATGGCCGAGGTGATCGGCCGGCTGGGCTATGGCGCCGACACCGCCCGGGACGGGACAGAGGCCATGGACTGCCTGCAGCGAGGCCATTACCCCCTGGTGGTCAGCGACATCGGCCTGCCGGGTATGGACGGCCGGGCCCTGCTGCAGCATATCCACGTCCATTGCCGGGCCACCAGGGTCATCCTGACCCCGCGTCCGGACGAGGCCACGAGTGCCTCGGAGCTCTTGCGGGCCGGAGCTGCCGACGTTTTGCGCAAGCCGTTTCGGCTGACGGACCTGGAGGCCAAGATCCGGCGGGTGCTGGGAGCCTTGCCGCCGGCCGGTGGCGCCGGAGTGGTCCGCCGGATACCGCCGGCGGCGTGTCCAGGGGAGAATGGCCCGGACCCCGGCCTGTTCGAGGCGATCACCCACCCGGTCTACGTGATCGATATCGAGACCTATACCGTGCTGTACGCCAACAGCAGTGCCGGCTTTGGCCCTCTGGTCGGTCATCCCCTCTGCTACCGCCTCACCCACGGCAGCGACCAGCCCTGTTCCGGCCCGGACGGCCCCTGCCCGCTGGCGATCGTGAAGAGGACCGGCCAGCCGGCCACGGTGGAGCACCGGCACCGGGACAGCCGCGGCAACGAATACCTGGTCGAGGTGCACGCGTACCCGATCCGGGACGAGAGGGGGGTCCCCAGGCGGGTGCTGGAGTATTGCCTGGACGTCACCGGGCGCAAGCAGGCCACGGACAGCCCGGCCCAGGCCACGAGCGGCCCCGAGGGCGCCAGTCTGTGGCGGCAGATCCTGGCCACAGCCAGCCACGAGATCCGCACCCCCATGGCCGCCATCCTCGGCGTCAGCCAGCTCGCCCTGGAGACCAGGCTTACCCCGGAGCAGCACCGCTACCTGTGCGTGGTCCAGAATTCCGCCCAGGCGATGATGAAGATCATCGACAACCTCCTGGACCTCTCCAAGGCCGAGGCGGGAGCGGTGACCCTGGAGCGGCAGCCCTTCGACCTGGCAGCTACCGTGGCCGGCTGTGTCGAGACCCTCGCCGCCATGGCGCACAGGAAGGGCATTGATCTGCGCTGCCAGCTGGCGGACGACCTCCCCACCTCGGTGGTGGGAGACAGCGGCCGTCTGCGCCAGGTCCTGCTCAATCTGGTCGGCAACGCCGTGAAGTTCACGCACCAGGGCCATGTGGCCGTACACGTGGAGTGCCTGAGCCAGGAGCGCGGCAAGGCGGTGCTCCACTTCCAGGTGGCGGACACCGGCATCGGCATCCCGGCCGAGGCCCAGCATCTGATCTTCACCAGCTACCGGCAGGCGGATCCAGGCATCAGCCGGAGCTACGGCGGCACCGGGCTGGGGCTTGCCATCTGCCGCCAGCTGGTGACGCTCTTCGGCGGCGAGATCTGGGTGGAGAGTGAGCCGGGGGCCGGCAGCACCTTCCATGTCACCGCAGCCTTCGATCTCCTGTCAGGGCAGGACTAGCCGCCGGCTCTGGTCCGGGATGCAGCCGGGGGACGGACGCGCAGCGTGCGAATGCGGGGACAACGGGGCGCCACTGAAGACCGGTGGCGCCGGCTGGCAGGAAGAAGACGGGATGCCGCCCCCGGGCCGGTGGCCAACCCGGGGGCGGTGGCCGGCGGCTAGCGGAAGAAGCCGGTCTGGCTGATGAAGCTCCACAGATCCCGCTGGATGAAGGCCGGATGGCCGCTGGGAGCGAAGAAGGCGTAGACCTGGTACCAGCCCGAGGGCAGCCCCGCGGTAGGCAAGGGTCCCAGGAGGGGCACCGCCTGGTCGAGACCAAGGGGGAGCCGCAGGCCCGCCGCATAGGGCTGCCAGCTCGCCAGCTGGTCCAGACGTCCCGGCTGGACGCCGCTCCGGGTGATGAACAGCACCTGGCCGCCGGGCATGCCAGGAACGGCCAGGGCCAGATACAGATCCACCGGATCCCGGAACGACATGTTGCCCAGCCAGGCCTGGATGGTGAGTGTACATCCCGGGCCGCACTGCATGTTGGTCCAGATGTCGATCTCCGGCATGAGGTCAAAGGCGTCCACCAGATCCCATTGGGTGAGCTGCGGCAGGATGCCGGAGAAGGTGGGATCCGGGAAGGAGTTGGCCACCGGCGGCCCTTCCTCGGTAAACTCCGGCAGCAAAGTCCGCAGGCTCGCGATCCGGTCCACGAAGAACTGGGACAGATCGAGGACAAAATCGTTGTTGATGAGCTGGGGCCCGGAAAGCGCCATCTGGAATTCCCGGGCACCGGCGATCACCCCTTGCACATCGGTGCCAGGATCGAGACCGATGAGGTCGTCGCTCTGGTCGTCGGTCTCGGCGGCCATGGCCTGATAGGCGGCCACAAAGGCGTCGATGGCCGCCGAGGCCAGCAGCCGGCCGTAGCTCAGCCACTGGGGGCTCTGCAGCTTCAGGAGGTTCGGATAGTCCCGCAGGATGCTCCGGGGCGTGACGCTGATCTCCTGCTGGATGTCGCTCAAGGTCTTGTCGATATCCACATTCAGGTTGTAGGCGCCGGGCGAAAGGACCCAGGCCAGGGTTCCCAGACAGGCGCCCCTGAGCATGAGGACGTCGCCGTAGTCCACCTCGGCGGCCTCCATGCCGGGCCATTCGTTGGCCGCCAGCTGCAGGACGAAGCTGGGCTGGATGCGGTCCAGGCGGCCGAGGCCGGCGGAAATGGGCGGAAAGAAGGCCTGGATGAAGCCCTGGATCAGCTCGCCGCTCCCGGGTGCGTTGCCCGGCAGCACCACGTCCCCGAAGTGATTCCTGGGCAGGTCCGCGGTCCAGTTGAAGAGGTCCCGTCCCTGGGGATCGACTCCGAGCCGGTCCAGGAGGCTGTTGAAGGTCGGGGACCGGGTGGCCATGGCGATGCCGGTCAGGGTGGCGAAGAAGTTGGCGGCCTGATGATTGGGGCTTTCGGCCAGCGCCGCCCGGAAATGGCCGTCGGCGCCGGCCAGGTCGCCGTTCTGCAAGGCCTGGCGGCCGGCCGCCACCTCGACCGCCGGGTCGGCGGCCGCCCATCCCGCCGGCCAGCACAGAAGGACAACCGCCAGCACCAGGCCCAAGCGCACGTACCGTTCCATCACGTATCCCTCCCCTGTTCCAGTTTTCTCAGCCGTTCCAAATGGGGCGAAAAGATCGCCCGCTCCCCTGTTTCCAGCTGGCCCTGCCGGGTCAGGGCAAAGCCGTGCCGCAGCACCAGAACCTGCGCCGGCAGGGCGATGAAGGCCTCGCCGGTGTCCAGCCGGCTGCCGCCGGCGGTCAGGTGCACGGCACCCGCCAGGCGGATGCCCCGGGGGTGGCTCTGCCACTGGGCCCGGCCGGCAGCCAGCTGCCAGCTGTCCCCAACCGCCACCTGCAGCCGGACGAGCTCGACGCCCCCGCCTGGCGCCAGGGCCGCCAGCCGCTCCACCCCGGTGACCAGGCCCGCCAGGGGGGAGTTGCTCTCCTCATCCCCTGCCGGCGACCGCTCCTGCCCCTGGTCCCGCACCGAGACCCCCGTGAGGCTGAGATCCCGCAGAAAGTTGAGGCGCAGCCCCCCCAGACGGCGGCTGGCCAGTGTCATAGCCTCGACCCGTGTTTCCCAGCCCCGGCCCGTGTCCAGGTCCAGAAGCTCCAGCACCAGGCCAGAGGCGGCGCAGGTGACGGCAGTCGGCTGGGACACCGGGGCCTGCCGGCTGAGCGGCCGCCGGCGGAGGTCTCCCCTCGCCGGCCACCACAGAAGGCCGACCATCAGGAAGCCGGCCGCGGTGGCCCCAACGATGCGGCGAAAAGGTCCCACG containing:
- a CDS encoding ATP-binding protein, which gives rise to MNRLDLEPQPADQPARILLAGDDSHLLAIMAEVIGRLGYGADTARDGTEAMDCLQRGHYPLVVSDIGLPGMDGRALLQHIHVHCRATRVILTPRPDEATSASELLRAGAADVLRKPFRLTDLEAKIRRVLGALPPAGGAGVVRRIPPAACPGENGPDPGLFEAITHPVYVIDIETYTVLYANSSAGFGPLVGHPLCYRLTHGSDQPCSGPDGPCPLAIVKRTGQPATVEHRHRDSRGNEYLVEVHAYPIRDERGVPRRVLEYCLDVTGRKQATDSPAQATSGPEGASLWRQILATASHEIRTPMAAILGVSQLALETRLTPEQHRYLCVVQNSAQAMMKIIDNLLDLSKAEAGAVTLERQPFDLAATVAGCVETLAAMAHRKGIDLRCQLADDLPTSVVGDSGRLRQVLLNLVGNAVKFTHQGHVAVHVECLSQERGKAVLHFQVADTGIGIPAEAQHLIFTSYRQADPGISRSYGGTGLGLAICRQLVTLFGGEIWVESEPGAGSTFHVTAAFDLLSGQD